Genomic DNA from Bacterioplanes sanyensis:
ATCCGCCCTTCATCATCGGAGAAAATGCGATAGCTCAAAACTTTGTCCAACAGCTTTTTCGCCTTGTCGCTGTCGTCGTCTTTTTGCACGCCTAATAACAGTAAAATGCCCTGATCGATGGCTCCGACACTGTCGCCGTCGACCACAACTTGCGCACTGCTGACGCGCTGAATCAATGCGATCATATTGTTGTTTCCTTTGTGCCAGCGCGCAGCATATAAAAAAGTCATCCGTGTGCAAGCACGACTGACATCGCCATCTCTCATTTTTTGCCCGCCGATAAGACGCAAAGTCGCGCCATTAGTCCTACGTCACACCATTCAGCTAGGGCCTGTCCTACTATATGTGACACACTGATTTCTTTTTTGGAGCATCACAATGGGCAACCGGGTTTGGCAAGCCATGCTGGCGATGACCGCAGCCGCCTTCACCTTTACCGCCGTCGCCACGACCGAGGTGTACGTCACCCGCGATAAAAATGGCAATCTTATCTTCAGCGATAAGCCGGGCAAAAACTCGGAAAAGCATAAAGTGAAAGAGTTACCCACCATGCCAGCGCTGAAGATTCCGGAGCCTGAGGAAAGCAAACCCGAGCCCAAAGCCCCGGCGTTTGAATACACCAGTTTGGCCGTGGTGGCGCCCAACGATGGCACCGTATTACCGCGCGGCTCGGCCGGCAACCTCAGCATCAGCGGCGTATTAAGCCCCGGGCTGCAGCCCAAACACACGGTGGTATTGCTCAACCGCAGCAGCGTGATCGAACGCGGGCGCCAGACCTCCTTTAGCTTGAGCAATCTGCCGCGTGGCGAGCACCAATTCCAGTTGCAGGTACGCGGTGAAAACGATGAGGTATTGATCTCCAGCCAGACCATTACCGTCCAGGTACAACGCACCTCCGCACGCTAGCCACTCGCACCCAACGCACCAATCAGGTGCATATATCCACCCAAAGCTCACCAAACCAGTGCATTAAAACTCATGGTTTGGTGCTATTGTTCCTCCCTGTGGCATGCACAGCCTTGTCAGGCGCTATCATTGTGCATGCCGACACCTGAATTTTGTAGGTGGCTTGGTTCTTGCTGATGACCGCCTAGAAGGGGGAAACATCCATGCTAGCCAGCCCAGTCATCAGCCAACGACTGCTCGAACACTTAAACACCGGCGTACTTTTGCTGGACTCTGAGCTGACCGTGACCTACATGAACCCGGCTGCCGAAGCCTTGCTGGAAATGAGCGGCAAACGCGGCTTGGGAGTGCATTTCTGGGAGCTGGTGGTCGAGGCCGACAAGGATCGCGATGCACTTGAAGAAGCCATCGTCACCGGCCACAGCTACACCAAACGCGAAGCCACCATCATGCTGCACAATCAACAGCAAGTGACGTTGGATTACAGCGTCAGCCCAGTGGCTCACCCAGAAACACGCCTGCCAACATTATTGATCGAACTGCAAGGGCGCGATCGCTTGATGCGCATTAGCCGCGAAGAGCAACTGATTGCCAAGCAAGAAACCACGCGCTCTCTGGTGCGCGGCTTGGCGCATGAA
This window encodes:
- a CDS encoding DUF4124 domain-containing protein, whose product is MGNRVWQAMLAMTAAAFTFTAVATTEVYVTRDKNGNLIFSDKPGKNSEKHKVKELPTMPALKIPEPEESKPEPKAPAFEYTSLAVVAPNDGTVLPRGSAGNLSISGVLSPGLQPKHTVVLLNRSSVIERGRQTSFSLSNLPRGEHQFQLQVRGENDEVLISSQTITVQVQRTSAR